The Benincasa hispida cultivar B227 chromosome 9, ASM972705v1, whole genome shotgun sequence genome has a segment encoding these proteins:
- the LOC120086221 gene encoding protein CHUP1, chloroplastic yields MDDKRDLMKPILFKFGFALAISFAGFLCSQFRLRNKRPPLLPPSSSSSDDQSSKVDLGRGRGPRLDNQGLKAATAASSNVVHFAVDAYEKKCIPKVNFDDSNIGLRPSNKHGVDKDGLLPEFQELVKEFDFSAANAGLPPKKNVEAPRSGLETPKAYKTVEDDEYEQEIRHLKSKVKTLRERERNLEVQLLEYYGLKEQETAVMELQNRLKINNMEAKLFTLKIESLQADNRRLESQVCDHAKSVSDLEAAKAKIKFLKKKIRYEAEQNRGQILNLQQRVVKLQDQEHKTNESNKDAQIRLQKIEELEKEIEDLRKSNLKLQIENSDLSRRLDATQFLANSLLEDQEKESLKEEMERLSRENEALTKEIEQLQAHRCADIEELVYLRWINACLRYELRNFQPPAGKTAARDLSKTLSPKSEEKAKKLILDYANTEGIEGKSINITDFDSDQWSSSQASSHTDPGDPDDSAVDFPSTAKTSSNKVKFISKLRKLLRGKGSQQNLTLLAEKSAASVEDSGSPRYSSSNSPGTNATRAEGQGIGYTTPSRNSSRHSMDFHRLNSQKEDDGKTEDSIRRRNSDVGYVNKKFVLGSDESSNSSYRSQSQDTESTEKSELMKYAEVLKDTRGAKNQSQRKAASIGSF; encoded by the exons ATGGACGACAAAAGGGATTTGATGAAGCCTATATTATTCAAATTTGGGTTTGCTCTGGCTATCTCCTTTGCTGGTTTTCTCTGTTCCCAATTCAGACTCAGAAATAAAAGACCTCCTCTGCTTCCTCCCTCGTCGAGTTCTTCAG ATGATCAGAGCAGTAAAGTTGACTTGGGAAGAGGAAGAGGGCCTAGACTTGACAATCAAGGACTGAAGGCAGCAACAGCAGCATCCTCTAATGTGGTTCATTTTGCAGTTGATGCTTAT GAAAAAAAGTGTATTCCAAAAGTCAATTTTGATGATTCAAATATTGGTCTACGTCCTAGCAATAAGCATGGTGTAGATAAAGATGGCCTTCTCCCAGAGTTTCAGGAACTTGTCAAGGAATTTGATTTTTCTGCAGCAAATGCTGGGCTTCCTCCTAAGAAAAATGTTGAAGCACCAAGGTCGGGGCTTGAAACTCCAAAAGCTTATAAGACTGTTGAGGATGATGAATATGAACAGGAGATCAGACACCTCAAAAGCAAGGTGAAAACGCTGCGGGAGAGGGAGAGAAATCTTGAGGTTCAACTGCTTGAGTATTATGGTCTGAAAGAGCAAGAAACTGCGGTAATGGAGCTCCAAAATAGGTTGAAGATTAACAACATGGAAGCCAAGCTTTTCACCCTCAAGATTGAGTCCCTTCAGGCAGATAACCGACGATTAGAGTCACAAGTATGCGACCATGCTAAATCAGTGTCCGACCTCGAGGCTGCAAAagcaaaaattaagttcctcaagaaaaaaattagatatgAAGCAGAACAGAACAGGGGACAGATCTTAAATCTTCAGCAAAGAGTTGTTAAGCTGCAAGATCAAGAACATAAGACAAATGAAAGCAATAAAGATGCCCAAATCAGGCTGCAAAAGATTGAAGAATTGGAGAAAGAGATAGAGGACTTGAGAAAGTCGAATTTGAAATTACAAATAGAAAATTCTGATCTGAGTCGGAGATTAGATGCTACTCAATTTCTTGCAAATTCTCTTTTGGAAGACCAAGAA AAAGAATCATTGAAAGAAGAAATGGAGCGTTTGTCACGAGAAAATGAGGCATTAACGAAGGAAATTGAGCAGCTTCAAGCACACCGGTGTGCAGATATTGAAGAGTTAGTCTATCTCCGCTGGATTAATGCTTGCTTAAGATATGAGCTGCGAAATTTTCAGCCTCCAGCAGGAAAAACAGCAGCAAGAGACCTAAGCAAAACATTAAGTCCCAAATCCGAGGAGAAAGCAAAGAAGCTCATCCTTGATTATGCAAATACAGAAGGGATTGAGGGGAAGAGCATTAACATTACGGATTTTGATTCAGATCAATGGTCGTCCTCACAAGCTTCCTCTCATACTGATCCTGGAGATCCAGATGATTCAGCTGTTGATTTTCCATCAACAGCCAAAACAAGTTCAAACAAAGTCAAATTCATTAGTAAACTCAGAAAACTCTTGAGGGGAAAAGGCAGTCAACAAAACCTGACTTTGTTAGCAGAAAAATCTGCAGCATCTGTAGAAGATAGCGGTTCTCCACGTTATAGTTCAAGCAATTCTCCTGGGACCAATGCTACTCGAGCCGAGGGACAGGGTATTGGATACACAACTCCATCTCGAAATTCATCAAGACATTCAATGGATTTTCACAGATTGAATAGCCAAAAGGAAGACGATGGAAAAACTGAAGATTCCATTAGAAGAAGGAATAGTGATGTTGGCTATGTTAACAAGAAATTTGTTTTAGGGAGCGACGAATCAAGCAACTCATCGTATAGATCTCAAAGTCAGGACACAGAATCCACCGAAAAGTCTGAGTTAATGAAATATGCTGAAGTTTTGAAAGACACTCGAGGTGCTAAGAACCAGTCGCAGAGGAAGGCTGCATCCATTGGTTCGTTTTGA